One Oncorhynchus keta strain PuntledgeMale-10-30-2019 chromosome 22, Oket_V2, whole genome shotgun sequence DNA window includes the following coding sequences:
- the lyrm5b gene encoding LOW QUALITY PROTEIN: LYR motif-containing protein 5B (The sequence of the model RefSeq protein was modified relative to this genomic sequence to represent the inferred CDS: substituted 1 base at 1 genomic stop codon): protein MPVIANKELCLEISGRTAFYYFVQSVQDSNYTLLITESHLCAVQLSLGFGTMAYPLRSEVVRLYKNLLYLGWEYPKGAGSFRDRLKSAFLNNKDVKDPEMIKQMIARGXFVIKELEALYYLKKYRAMKKRYYEPEE, encoded by the exons ATGCCAGTTATAGCTAATAAAGAGCTATGTTTAGAAATATCCGGTCGTactgcattttattattttgtacaaagcGTGCAAGACAGTAACTATACTCTGCTAAT CACTGAAAGTCACCTGTGTGCTGTCCAATTGTCCCTAGGCTTTGGGACCATGGCTTATCCATTAAGGAGTGAAGTGGTCAGGCTGTATAAAAAT CTCCTATACCTTGGATGGGAGTATCCCAAAGGTGCTGGCTCCTTTAGGGATAGACTGAAGTCTGCATTTTTGAATAACAAAGATGTGAAAGACCCAGAGATGATTAAACAAATGATAGCCCGAGGGTAGTTTGTCATCAAGGAGTTGGAAGCACTTTACTACCTGAAGAAGTACAGAGCCATGAAAAAGCGGTACTATGAACCTGAGGAATGA
- the si:ch211-59o9.10 gene encoding uncharacterized protein si:ch211-59o9.10 → MDHTQASSSIFVDMDRTLENLEPRSPLQDLEELDTTGPLNQACLLDEQDLLFGDLSEFGTLNEPPVVILETPSPQYLRRRQRYNRFENFGSVSLSPPPSQEDKSLIMTPTSHQMSKRKKLSMPATSMRGEAKPGTSWATSGFVAASSLMTTDSSLVTWLEPPLPSSMPCSYSSSPPSSSLGAPPASQEVTAGEGFCRNTSSQAPVAESTVEPGLPSYNRGRKRTCKRAASTKSASTFARAPTNLTTDSVSFLPGTEKESHVAGWEVPFSTAEAMSPKYDEVVIGDNDDDVIVEAVVRAVQLKEDEAFARSLQEQFDREEQLQQEQRRQQEAMAPNRPHHNYPYDPHLGMNWMSPWPSAVNYAAFSPLVAGLEEELMGRRRGRGRSRTPRRRNPRHVVSSLFDDSQGDNYEALLAFEEGQGAVVAKKTLSEREIERLPTKTYDPAHSAGKTQCQICFSDYTEGELLRMLPCLHNYHMQCIDRWLKENSTCPICRIDISECSGD, encoded by the exons ATGGACCATACACAAGCTAGTAGCTCCATCTTCGTAGACATGGACAGAACACTGGAGAACTTGGAGCCCAGAAGTCCACTTCAGGACTTGGAGGAACTAGACACCACGGGACCCCTGAATCAGGCATGCCTACTGGATGAGCAAGACCTGCTCTTTGGTGATCTCAGTGAATTTGGCACCCTCAACGAGCCCCCTGTCGTCATCCTTGAGACGCCCAG CCCTCAGTACCTCAGACGGAGGCAGCGGTACAATAGGTTTGAAAACTTTGGATCG GTTTCTCTCAGCCCACCTCCCAGTCAGGAGGACAAATCGCTCATCATGACCCCCACCTCTCATCAGATGTCAAAACGCAAAAAGCTGTCCATGCCAGCCACCAGCATGAGAGGTGAAGCCAAACCGGGCACCTCGTGGGCAACCAGTGGTTTTGTTGCTGCTTCATCTCTCATGACAACAGACTCTTCTCTGGTGACCTGGCTGgaacctcctctcccttcctctatgcCATGTTCTTATTCATCATCACCACCCTCATCCTCCCTTGGTGCGCCCCCTGCCTCGCAGGAAGTGACAGCCGGGGAAGGATTTTGCAGAAACACATCGTCTCAGGCTCCTGTGGCAGAATCCACAGTGGAACCTGGGCTCCCTAGTTACAACAGAGGCAGGAAGAGGACCTGTAAAAGAGCAGCCTCTACCAAGTCCGCCTCCACATTTGCCCGAGCCCCAACAAACCTCACCACAGACTCCGTGTCATTCCTGCCAggcacagagaaagagagtcatGTTGCTGGCTGGGAGGTTCCTTTCTCGACAG CCGAAGCAATGTCGCCCAAATATGACGAGGTGGTCATCGGTGACAacgatgatgatgtcattgtagaGGCTGTGGTTCGCGCAGTGCAATTGAAGGAAGATGAGGCATTTGCGCGCAGTCTTCAG GAACAGTTTGACAGAGAGGAGCAACTGCAGCAGGAACAAAGGAGACAGCAGGAAGCCATGGCGCCCAACAGACCCCACCACAACTACCCG TATGATCCTCATTTAGGGATGAACTGGATGTCGCCCTGGCCCTCAGCAGTGAACTACGCAGCGTTTTCGCCTCTCGTCGCGGGATTAGAGGAAG AGTTGATGGGAAGGCGCAGAGGAAGAGGCCGATCTCGCACTCCTCGTCGCAGAAACCCCCGTCATGTGGTCTCTTCCCTCTTTGATGACAGTCAGGGAGACAACTATGAG GCTCTACTGGCCTTTGAGGAGGGCCAGGGTGCTGTTGTGGCCAAGAAAACCCtgagtgaaagagagattgaAAGGCTGCCTACGAAAACCTACGACCCAGCACATAGTGCAGGAAAGACACA GTGTCAGATCTGTTTCTCGGACTATACAGAGGGGGAACTGCTGAGGATGCTCCCATGTCTCCATAACTACCATATGCAATGCATCGACCGCTGGTTAAAG GAAAACTCCACATGCCCTATCTGCCGAATTGACATATCCGAGTGCAGTGGTGACTGA